A genomic region of Eucalyptus grandis isolate ANBG69807.140 chromosome 5, ASM1654582v1, whole genome shotgun sequence contains the following coding sequences:
- the LOC104443570 gene encoding pentatricopeptide repeat-containing protein At5g46580, chloroplastic: MAATTLSTALDLHCAISHQPDLKRSNLFPSPFGRRPTRRFTVSCNSSSSPPKPPQNLSELDRKNPPLSEQLRPLSTTTLSPAKTAQTHVLKSKPKSTWVNPARPRRSVLNPQRQRRSHYSRNPQIKELRAFAEKLNDCESSETAFLAALQEAPNPPTRDDALLILNSLRAWQKAHLFLNWLKTQNLFPMETIFYNVTMKSLRFGRQFELTEDLANEMIRDEIELDNITYSTIITCAKRCFKFDKAVQWFERMYKTGLMPDEVTYSAVLDVYAKLGKVEEVLSLYERGRATGWKPDPITFSVLGKMFGEAGDYDGIRYVLQEMRSLGVQPNLVVYNTLLEAMGKAGKPGLARNLFEEMVESGLMPNEKTLTALVKIYGKARWARDALELWERMRSNGWPTDFILYNTLLNMCADLGLVEEAERLFYDMKQSDNCRPDSWSYTAMLNIYGSDGNVEKAMELFEELSTLGVQLNVMGCTCLIQCLGKAGRIDDLVRVFSLAVERGVEPDDRLCGCLLSVVSLCKDNEDVEKVLSCLQKANPKLVAFVKILEGETTDFDMIKEEFRGVISKTAVEARRPFCNCLIDICRNRNLHEKAHELLYLGTLYGLYPSLHHKTADEWSLDVRSLSVGAAHTALEEWMKTLSRIVKRDEALPELFFAQTGSGTHKFSQGLANAFASHVDELAAPFKQCEEKAGCFVATREDLVSWLQSRTHRLLRHRVSVGLRLTPMKCL, from the coding sequence CTTTTCCCTTCACCGTTCGGGCGGCGCCCCACCAGAAGGTTCACCGTCTCTTGcaactcttcctcctccccgCCGAAGCCTCCTCAGAACCTGTCGGAACTCGACCGGAAGAACCCGCCCTTGTCCGAGCAGCTCCGGCCCCTGTCCACGACCACTCTGTCCCCGGCCAAGACGGCCCAGACCCACGTCCTGAAGTCGAAGCCGAAGTCCACCTGGGTCAACCCGGCCCGACCCAGGCGCTCCGTGCTGAACCCGCAGAGGCAGAGGCGGTCGCACTACTCGCGCAATCCCCAGATTAAGGAGCTGAGGGCGTTCGCGGAGAAGCTCAATGACTGTGAGTCCTCCGAAACCGCCTTCTTGGCCGCTCTTCAAGAAGCGCCTAATCCGCCGACTAGGGACGACGCGCTCTTGATTTTGAATAGTTTGAGAGCGTGGCAAAAGGCCCATCTTTTCTTGAATTGGCTCAAGACCCAGAATTTGTTTCCCATGGAGACTATATTCTACAATGTCACAATGAAGTCTTTGAGGTTCGGTAGGCAGTTTGAGCTCACTGAGGACCTAGCCAATGAAATGATAAGGGATGAAATTGAGCTCGACAACATTACTTACTCGACCATCATCACTTGTGCCAAGAGGTGCTTTAAGTTTGACAAAGCCGTCCAATGGTTCGAGCGGATGTATAAGACCGGGTTGATGCCGGACGAGGTCACTTACTCGGCTGTTTTAGATGTTTATGCCAAGTTGGGCAAAGTTGAGGAGGTGTTGAGTTTGTACGAGAGAGGGAGGGCCACTGGGTGGAAACCTGACCCCATTactttctctgttttgggtAAGATGTTTGGTGAAGCCGGGGACTATGATGGTATTAGGTATGTGCTGCAAGAAATGAGGTCTCTTGGAGTGCAACCTAATTTGGTTGTGTACAATACATTGTTGGAGGCAATGGGCAAGGCCGGGAAACCCGGGTTGGCTCGCAACCTGTTTGAAGAAATGGTCGAATCGGGTTTAATGCCAAATGAGAAGACGTTGACGGCACTCGTAAAGATTTATGGAAAGGCTAGATGGGCAAGAGATGCACTAGAGTTATGGGAGCGAATGAGGTCGAATGGATGGCCCACTGACTTCATTTTATACAACACATTGTTGAATATGTGTGCCGACCTTGGCCTTGTAGAAGAAGCGGAGAGATTATTTTATGATATGAAGCAATCTGACAATTGTAGGCCAGATAGCTGGAGCTACACTGCAATGCTTAACATATATGGTAGCGATGGAAACGTAGAGAAGGCGATGGAGTTGTTTGAGGAATTATCCACATTAGGGGTCCAATTAAATGTGATGGGTTGCACTTGTCTGATTCAGTGCCTAGGCAAGGCTGGGAGAATTGATGATTTAGTTAGAGTATTCAGTTTGGCAGTTGAAAGAGGGGTTGAACCAGATGATAGGCTTTGCGGATGTTTGCTCTCTGTTGTATCACTGTGCAAAGACAATGAGGACGTGGAAAAGGTCCTTTCGTGTTTGCAAAAAGCCAATCCCAAGTTGGTGGCGTTCGTCAAGATCCTAGAGGGAGAAACCACCgattttgatatgataaaaGAAGAGTTTAGGGGTGTGATCAGCAAAACAGCAGTTGAGGCCAGAAGACCCTTCTGTAATTGCTTGATCGACATTTGCAGAAACAGAAATCTGCATGAGAAAGCCCATGAGCTTCTCTATTTAGGAACTCTATATGGCTTGTACCCAAGTCTACATCATAAAACTGCTGATGAATGGAGTTTAGATGTTAGGTCACTCTCTGTTGGTGCTGCACATACTGCACTTGAGGAGTGGATGAAAACTTTGTCGAGAATTGTGAAACGTGATGAGGCATTGCCGGAGTTATTTTTCGCTCAAACAGGTAGTGGAACACATAAGTTCTCTCAGGGATTAGCTAATGCTTTTGCCTCTCATGTGGATGAACTCGCTGCACCTTTTAAGCAGTGCGAAGAGAAAGCTGGTTGCTTTGTAGCAACTCGGGAGGATCTGGTGTCTTGGTTGCAATCCAGAACCCATCGGCTGTTGCGGCATAGAGTATCTGTAGGTCTGAGACTCACCCCCATGAAATGCTTATAA